Genomic DNA from Theobroma cacao cultivar B97-61/B2 chromosome 3, Criollo_cocoa_genome_V2, whole genome shotgun sequence:
TTATGTTGTTAATGTCCAGAACACTTTGGTTCTGTTCACACAATAAAGAACCCAGTAAGAGTTGTTGAATGTTTGTACAATCTTACTTTTTGTTCCAAACTGGCTAGACTCTTGGTTAtgaattattaagattttGAATATTGGATTTGAGATTCCTCCCTCTATTGAtcctctctatttttctcTCCCTAGTTCTTTTATTCCTTCCTCCAATTTCCTCTGTGTCTTCCCCTTTCcctttaattctttttctgaTCTCCAATTTCTCCTTATTTCCCCTTGTTCTACATCAATGCCTTTACGAAGATAGACCAAAATTCTTGTGTCCATACTTTTTGGCTTTGCTATCTTCTATTGCTTAGATGGCTAAATATGCATGTTCAGATGTGATCTCAATGCCTTCATGAAGATGACTAATAATGTTGTTGTGTTTATAGACTTGTTTACAAGGTCAAATACAGACTTTTTCTGTGGAGTCTTCTGCCATGCAAAAGATAATCAAATGAAGGTACATCAGGAACTTCCTTCGTTAGTGTCTCCTTTGGAATATACACATGATGATAATGCCAATATGAATAGCAGTGAGGCTGTTGATATGGATATCGACATGGTAGGTGGAAAAATTGTAGGGATTTCTGACACAGCTGTTTCAAAAGCGTCAACACGGGATTTCAATGAATGGGCTGTGAAAGAAACCCTTGATGCGATTACCAATAGGAAATTTTCAACTGTCTTAGAGGACTTGGATTCTGTGATTCAACCGATTTCATTAGAATTTGAGCAAGAATGCTGCAATGACTCTGATTTACCATCTAAAAATACTGAGAAAATCAAAAGCAGATTAACTCTTGAGCCTCTTGAGCATCCATTGGAAAGCTCACTTTGTAGGTTGCCCAGTAGTATGGGTGAAACTCGCATCCCTCCTGGTTTTGAAGGTTTGATGAAACTAAATTCTAGTAATAGAGCACCCAAAGCCCCAAGTGCAGAGgagaaaaattttttgaatgagAGAAGAATTGTGAGTCAAGTAAAAGAGGAGATTGGCTGTCAGGGTATCTTGCAAATAGCTTTTGGAGTTAGTAGTCCACAACGTCAAGGATCTATAGAAGATTACAGTTCACGAGGATCTCAAAAACAGCACCAGGTACTGAAAGTATCATTctacaaaaatttaaagttaatGTGGGTTTAAATTGTTTGAAAATTGTATTTCATATGTCTCTAACAGGTTTTGGCATGTCATTTGGCAAATGATCCTTCAGCTGCTTGTCCTCCTCCCTGTTTGTCAGTAAAGGGGACTAAAGTTGGATCGGtaattaaaattgaaggaAATGACAATGAAAAACCCTTTGAaatgagagagaagaaaggtCTGCAAAGTACGTTATTCCTTAGCAAGGACAAATCTAAAATGGTTGCTGGTTCGTTTAATGGTCCTTGTGCTGTAGAGGTCAAAGCTGAAATGCAGGCGGTAGATGATAGAGTAAATAACAGTCATGGACTCCATGCCAGATTGCCCAGCAACATGGAGACATCACAATGTTTGAGGCCTGTTGCTTCAACTAGGGTAAACCTGAGTGTAGCTGGGAGGTCAAGGGGGAATACTGGTGCTGCTAGTGCTGGTGGGCTAATTCGTGACAAATTAGGAAAGTGGATTGTCGGCTACAATCTTAACTTGGGCAGGTGCAGTTCTTTATCAACAGATCTGTGGGCTCTGTTTCAGGGAATAAAGTTTACATGGGATAGAGGGTATAGGAAAGTTCTGGTAGAGTCTGACTGCGTTGCTGCAGTGGAATGTTTAAGGAAAGCCCCCTCTCTGCTGAATTCTAATATAGCCCTCATTAAGAGCTGCAGAGATCTTCTCAATCGTAAGTGGGATTGCAAAGTCCATCCTATCCGAAGGGAAGAGAACTTGTGTGCTAATTGGTTAGCTACTCATGTTGAAGGCTGTTCACCGGGATTGTCAATCATTAAGGAGCCACCTTTGGAACTAAATCCTCTTCTGGAAAATGATTGCGTACGGGTTGCTCGTGCTCACGATTCCCCATCTGCAGTGTCCTTTAGCGACCGTAAATCCCACTGAATTATTGAATGTGAGAAAAGGACAGATATTTCTCCGTTACCGAGTACAGTAGCTCATATACTATACACCTTTGTAAAGCCTCAATCATGGAATCCAACTTTTTTGTCTAGTTGTAAAAAGTCAGGGTGTCTACCTGTTAGTTTGAAGTATGGTAGGCTTTATAAACAGAGTTTACCTGTAgggtaaatattttttgttatccTCTAGGCGGCTGCCTCGCACATTTGTTTCAACGACTGACTTGTGACTGAATTATCTAGTAGCTTATCATTGTGCCATAGCCCAAAAGTCCTTGAATGAGAACCTGAGAGGAATGCATGCACTAGTTGACAAGACGGCCTTTTTTCCTATTGAATTTTGGTTTTAATGAAGCAACAGCACTGGTTAAGTTGCCTGGATTTTCTTATCTTGGTTGCGCCGAGAGGGCAAGGAGCAACCCGTTGGGAAGAAACGTCGCCGTTTTCAATAAGAAGAAACATACCAATAAAGAGATAATAAATCTATTGGGTAAGTAAAAGGAAGTCCAAAGGGCTTCCTCCTCTAGCCACGTGGAGGTCacagaagaaaagaagaaaagtattgaaaatgaaaaaagagagGCAAAAAGAGCAAGGAAAAAACAGGCAGAAAGGGCCCAcaatgtaaataaaaaaaggaatcTATAGGCCACAGGGACATCGTCGGTCAAACTGAGTAATGGCGTGTCACATACTGATTGGTTGCAGAAAAACTGTATTCCCTCCAATGCCTCCCAAAGTAAAGGGAACAAAAAAGAGAAGTgcaaaaaattccaaaattttaatttcaaacacGAAAGTCGCTTACTTGGCTGGCTGCTGCTTTCTCTCTGCCGGTGAGACTGCGAGAAAGCAACCgagacagagagagaaacaGATATTATGGAGGTGGAATCAGCTGCGAGCAACAGCAATGCCAAAAATCAACGGCGGGTAGGTTTAATTTACGATCAGAGGATGTGCAAGCATCGTACTCCTGATGATGATTATCATCCCGAGAATCCCAATCGCATCACCGTTATTTGGAACAGGCTCAAACTCGCCGGCATTCCCGAACGGTACTTTTTATCTGAAACTTTCTTTCGTTTTCTCGCGGTTTATTTGTGGTGAGAATTCGtaataaatgaaattgaattccataattgtttttttgtaaaattataGTCTAATTTGCTCTATCTGGAATGCAATTAGTTTAAACCTTGACAATAATTCATTTAGCGTTTAAATTAACCTGTGAAATTGATCCTCATatgatttaaattcatttctttttattttttggttttgtttttctaaatttgtttttgttggaTTTCTCTTTTAGATGTGTGCTTTTAAATGCCAAAGAAGCGGAGGATAAATACATTTGCGCCGTTCACTCCAAAAAACACGTTAATTTGATTCGAAAGATAAGCTCCAAACGATATGATTCGAAGAGAAATCTAATCGCATCCAAATTAAATTCCATATATTTCAATGAAGGATCATCAGAGGCTGCTTACCTCGCAGCTGGCTCTGTCATTGAGGTGCTGTAAAGTTCTTCTCGAATGGTACATTTACATTTAAGAGTTTAAAATTTGACAAGAGAATTTCTTTTGTCGCATAGGTTGCTGAGAAAGTGGCAAAAGGGGAATTGGATTCTGCTTTCGCTCTTGTTAGGCCACCTGGCCATCATGCTGAATTCGATGAAGCAATGGGATTTTGTTTGTTCAACAATGTGGCTATAGCTGCCACTTTTCTCCTTGATGAAAGGGTGAGAAGTGACTGTTAGTTTTTATAATTCAGGGTCTTTTTTCCCCTATTTTACAGCAAAATTTCCTCAGTATTTTACGGATGGTGACAACATtgcatttttatttgatttattttttcccCTTGCAGCCAGAACTTGATATAAACAAGATTCTGATAGTTGATTGGGATGTTCATCACGGTAATGGTACTCAAAAAACTTTCTGGAAGGATCCTCGTGTTCTGTTCTTCTCCGTTCACAGGTACATAACTAATGTGAGCTCATTTTTTTCTGTATCAAGTTTGTGTATGCTCTTAGTCCAAAATAAGTTTTCTTGAGGAATTGTCTGGTATTTAATTATGCTATAGATagtttttcatctttttttagGATAACATCAGTTATGTAGTAAAAGCCTTTTGTTTGTcgctatattttttttaaagtgcAGGCTTTAGATTGGACCTAAACTGTATGCTGTTTAATCACATATTGTAACTGGCAATTAACCTCAGTGACTGTTTCTATTTGTCCTCTTTTGCAGGCATGAGTTTGGCAGTTTTTACCCTGCTAATGATGATGGTTTTTATACCATGGTTGGAGAAGGACCAGGTGCAGGATATAATATAAATGTCCCTTGGGAGAATGGCCAGTGTGGCGATGCTGACTATCTTGCAGTTTGGGACCATATTTTACTTCCCGTTGCCAAGGAATTTAAGCCTGACGTAATTATAATATCTGCAGGATTTGATGCAGGTTGATGATTATAAACTTACTtgttgaaattaagaattcttaatttttcgcTGCTTTTTTAGTCTCTCTATCATCATAAGTATAACATGTTGTTTGGAACAGCTGTTGGTGATCCTCTAGGGGGATGTCGGGTAACACCATATGGATATTCCGTCATGTTGAAGGAGGTcagtgattaatttttattaccATTTCCTTAATTTCTCCCTTTTGATTTCTCTATGTCTAATGCTGTTGGTCTGtaacttttaatttgtttaatccATTCCacttcataatttttttcgAAGTGAGATTTACACTATTGCATCATCTTTTGTGTATGTCTGAAATGATGGTTCTCTATATCTTTTGCATTTAATGTAACTTCTTTTTACCAGTTGATGGATTTTGCTCAAGGTAGGATTGTTTTGGCACTGGAAGGAGGATACAATCTTGATTCTATAGCAAATTCAGCCCTGGCTTGCATGGAAGTTCTGTTAGAAGACAAACCTATTTCTGGATTTTCTGAGGCATATCCATTTGAGTCTACATGGCGAGTAATACAAGCGGTAATAATCCTTTACAATGGTTTTCGCAGCTTTCCTTGAATGGAATTAACAACcgtgttttctttttcctccttgTGCTGGTTCCTTACCAGTTCTTagcaatttttactttatatagTCTTTTCTTCTGCTGAGGCATAGATGGCCTGTTTGCCAGGTTCGCCGAAAATTGAGTGCATTCTGGCCAACACTCGCAGATGAATTACCAACTAAGTTGACCAATCAAAAAGCTCCTCCTGTAAGGCTGTTTTTCATCTTTGGTTGCAGATTTATCTTCTTGCTTTTATCTTGTCAAATGTGGATAGCCAGTAGATTAGCATGCCAATTAATGTCTTTGTTAAAGTAGTCTTGTTTAGGTGATTCTGAAATTCATCAGAAATAAACATAAACCAAAAATGCAgtaatttcttgtttctccCATAACTactggagaaaaagaaaggcttattttttatttttgattagtCAACACATGGTACATGATGCTAATCTAATCATGTAGGGCTCTTGAATACATCTAATGTATTTTCTGAAAGCAGGAAGAGCAACTCGTaattggaaaagaagaaaaaatgtgCAACATAATTGTTTTAGGGTTCTTGTCATTAAGGATGGAGTCATAGGGGGAAAACATATATAGGGTTCTTCTCATTAATTTTAAGACATAATGTTATTCGGTGAGCCCATACATCTTTCTAATAAAGTTGTTTTCAACTCAGCATATTCTACCGTTAAGCTTCGAATCTGATGATGAGGATGATGAAGCTTCAAAAATTGTATCAGCGGACTTTGTTGCAGCTGTTGAGGATGTTGTAGAACCCCTTTTAAAGTTGAAGGTTGAAGATAATCATGGTAATAAAGTGGAGATTAAAGTTGTTAAGTcagttttcttctttacttttattttaaatgataagCTCTAAACTGAATGCAGATAAAGTAACCACTGCTTCTACCCTGTGGAGATCAGAGCTGTCCAAGAGTGACATTTGGTATGCCACTTTTGGTTCAAATATGTGGAAGTCAAGGTTCCTCTGCTATATTGAAGGTGGACAGGTATTGGGATTTTGTGGTAAAAGGATGGATGAGATCCCTACGCCTAAAATCAATGACATTATTAGATTTTAGCcacttttaattaatattttgatgttaACCCCTTTCATTAATTAACCAGGATCAAGaggattttccaaaaaaaaaagaggaccAGGATCGAGTGTTGCATGTTTTAgtacaaaaacaaattgcatttgCCTGATATTTCTAAATATGATTCTAGGTTGAAGGTATGAAAAAGTCATGTTCTGGTTCAATGGATAGAAACCCTCCAAAGGACATTCTGTGGAAAACTTGCCCTCACCGTCTTTTCTTTGGTCGCGATTTTACACAAACATGGGGTCCTGGAGGGGTTGCTTTCCTTCATCCTCAAAGCAACAGCCATAATAAAACTTACATGTGCCTCTATAGAATTACGTAAGTTATTTCATATTGCACTGTTCCCTTTCTATTTTTGATTGCATCCTCTCCATATAGAAGAGAATTGCAGTCTCTATTGAATTTGTATCAGCCTGCCTGCTTCATCATCCtatctgaattatttattctttggCATCTTAAACAGGCTAGAGCAGTTCAATGATGTCTTGCTTCAGGAAAATGGTCCAGATCATGACCTGAGTTCTCCTTTGTTCGATCTAAATGCTTTGAACTCCATTCCAAATGAAGGTTCCTTCTCTGTGGAGGCTGTCAAGGTACTCCAGGTTTATCATTCCCTTTATTTGTGCATTTCTACTGTCATATTTGGAAGGTTATGCCCTTCAACGTTGACAAGCAACTTGGTTCTTCGAGCAGAGAGGCTGGTACCATAGCGTTGTTTACCTGGGAAAGGAGAATGATATCCCTATACTGACTATGACGTACGCTTTAATGCACTCTTGGCaactcaattttttctttatacaGAATCGTATTGGACATCTGCATAATTTGCATCTTGTGAGTTTACCATATTTGTGTATTTGATGATATTTAGGTGTCCCCTCTCAACGATTGAAAAATTTAAGTCCGGTGAGATCCCTTTACGTGCTCCTTGCAAAGAATATGCTGACACCTTAGTAAGAGGCCTGGTCGAAGGCAATCAGCTATCAGAAGAGGAGGCCAGGACTTATATACACGAAGCAAGCGCAAAAACCATTATATGATCGCAGAACTTTTGGTTGCGGTACATTGTAGTAAATTTCTCAAAGTAATAACACTCATAGTAGAGGGTAAAGCTTCTGGCTAGAAGAGTAGATGACATTGATAGGGGAGTTTCCTTGTGTATTTAGCCATAGCCAACCATATTAGCCAACCTAATTAGTGAGAATGTAAATGGATTAACTCCTCTTGCAGGCTTATCATATTTATGTATGTTTAAATTAATATCAGAAATTCAGGAACATCGTGTCTTCTAATTAAGACCAGAAGAATCATCAATGTGTAGTAATGTCTTTTCTATGAGCATTTGTTTCCTTTTATTCCCTTGAAGGACAAGCTGTGGAAGCATTCAAACCCAGGTAAATTGCTGATTAATAACAGGTTCGGGTACAGTATTACCCGACCAAGAATTACAGTTGCTATTTGCTTCACAATTTGTTGCAATTCgaagataaaaagaatttgCAAAAAAATACATGTCAACTGCCATCAAGGTATGCGGTTCAACATCAAGAAACTGCATATGTTCATAGCAAATAATTTACAGGGAATGTAAACGAGAAAATTCTTGATCACGCCTTGTAATTCATTTCAGTCAAAATTTGTAAAGTCGTTATATAACTCAATATCATTATCAAGCTTCTTACAGTATCCTATTGATGACTATCGGCAATTCTTTGGCAATACAGATGGATGAACAGATCCAAAAGAATGAACACATTCTCGCTACCCAAATTCTGAAATACTAACATGAGATGGTGCATTTGATAATTAACCCT
This window encodes:
- the LOC108661242 gene encoding uncharacterized protein LOC108661242, producing MGETRIPPGFEGLMKLNSSNRAPKAPSAEEKNFLNERRIVSQVKEEIGCQGILQIAFGVSSPQRQGSIEDYSSRGSQKQHQVLACHLANDPSAACPPPCLSVKGTKVGSVIKIEGNDNEKPFEMREKKGLQSTLFLSKDKSKMVAGSFNGPCAVEVKAEMQAVDDRVNNSHGLHARLPSNMETSQCLRPVASTRVNLSVAGRSRGNTGAASAGGLIRDKLGKWIVGYNLNLGRCSSLSTDLWALFQGIKFTWDRGYRKVLVESDCVAAVECLRKAPSLLNSNIALIKSCRDLLNRKWDCKVHPIRREENLCANWLATHVEGCSPGLSIIKEPPLELNPLLENDCVRVARAHDSPSAVSFSDRKSH
- the LOC18604829 gene encoding histone deacetylase 5 — translated: MEVESAASNSNAKNQRRVGLIYDQRMCKHRTPDDDYHPENPNRITVIWNRLKLAGIPERCVLLNAKEAEDKYICAVHSKKHVNLIRKISSKRYDSKRNLIASKLNSIYFNEGSSEAAYLAAGSVIEVAEKVAKGELDSAFALVRPPGHHAEFDEAMGFCLFNNVAIAATFLLDERPELDINKILIVDWDVHHGNGTQKTFWKDPRVLFFSVHRHEFGSFYPANDDGFYTMVGEGPGAGYNINVPWENGQCGDADYLAVWDHILLPVAKEFKPDVIIISAGFDAAVGDPLGGCRVTPYGYSVMLKELMDFAQGRIVLALEGGYNLDSIANSALACMEVLLEDKPISGFSEAYPFESTWRVIQAVRRKLSAFWPTLADELPTKLTNQKAPPHILPLSFESDDEDDEASKIVSADFVAAVEDVVEPLLKLKVEDNHDKVTTASTLWRSELSKSDIWYATFGSNMWKSRFLCYIEGGQVEGMKKSCSGSMDRNPPKDILWKTCPHRLFFGRDFTQTWGPGGVAFLHPQSNSHNKTYMCLYRITLEQFNDVLLQENGPDHDLSSPLFDLNALNSIPNEGSFSVEAVKRGWYHSVVYLGKENDIPILTMTCPLSTIEKFKSGEIPLRAPCKEYADTLVRGLVEGNQLSEEEARTYIHEASAKTII